From Hydra vulgaris chromosome 15, alternate assembly HydraT2T_AEP, one genomic window encodes:
- the LOC136091907 gene encoding uncharacterized protein LOC136091907 — MLELRKAAWKAGNNGSRNEAVAICDELLRQDDERINLYKTIELKVTLPVTFRARQCDIISVPQSTAFSWRLSLKTSPVKPRYIIVGFQTNKDRDQILNPSIFNHNDLKNMYIMLNQERYPAVDYILSFPNHQFLRAYRDVFVFRKKFYGINELITQSSITPSDYKDLYPLMVFDVSKQSERLKPSVVDVQIKATLNATAPADTEVFVVVNLINGYNFNQTETK; from the exons ATGCTTGAATTACGTAAAGCTGCATGGAAAGCAGGTAACAATGGATCAAGAAATGAAGCTGTTGCAATTTGCGATGAATTATTACGGCAAG ACGATGAAAGgattaatctttataaaactattgAATTAAAAGTGACACTTCCAGTAACTTTTCGTGCGCGGCAGTGTGATATTATATCTGTTCCACAATCTACTGCATTTTCTTGGAGACTGAGCCTAAAGACATCTCCTGTAAAACCAAGATACATTATTGTTggatttcaaacaaataaagatagaGATCAAATACTTAATCCTTCAATATTCAATCATAATGACTTGAAAAATATGTACATTATGCTTAATCAGGAAAGATATCCCGCTGTtgattatattttatcattcCCAAATCATCAATTTTTAAGAGCTTATAGAGATGTATTTGTATttcgtaaaaaattttatggaatAAATGAATTGATCACACAAAGCAGCATAACTCCTTCTGACTATAAAGATTTATACCCACTTATGGTTTTTGATGTTAGTAAACAATCAGAAAGATTAAAACCATCAGTAGTAGATGTACAAATTAAAGCAACACTTAATGCAACTGCTCCAGCAGATACTGAAGTATTTGTTGTTGTAAATCTGATAAATGGATACAATTTCAATCAGACggaaacaaaataa